A genomic segment from Saprospiraceae bacterium encodes:
- a CDS encoding prohibitin family protein — protein sequence MSEPNRRNPQSRMVSMGVIGFLALIVIILFSSATFLTIDAGNRGILFRRFSGGLEKDKTYGPGFHVLAPWNTMFVYDVREKQLEEEMEVLSSNGLNIRVDVTVRVHPEYDKIGVLHEEFGTNYMTSLVSPEVRSAVRQIIGQFQPEELYSSKRDEVQTLIQKELEETLHENYIKLTASLIRDIELPEKVKTAIEDKIEAEQLALKYEYILAQERKEAERKIIEAQAKADANQILNASLTDKILRDKGIEATLNLANSPNSKIIVVGNEASGGLPLILGGN from the coding sequence ATGAGTGAACCTAATCGTCGTAATCCTCAAAGTAGAATGGTATCCATGGGGGTTATCGGATTTCTAGCTTTGATCGTAATTATTCTTTTTTCTAGTGCTACCTTCTTAACCATTGATGCAGGTAACAGAGGTATTCTCTTTCGTCGTTTCTCCGGTGGCTTGGAGAAAGATAAAACTTACGGACCCGGTTTCCATGTCCTTGCGCCCTGGAATACCATGTTCGTCTATGATGTTCGAGAAAAACAGTTGGAAGAGGAAATGGAAGTACTGTCCAGTAATGGTTTGAACATCAGGGTAGATGTTACCGTGCGTGTACACCCAGAGTATGATAAAATTGGCGTTTTGCATGAAGAATTTGGTACCAATTACATGACCTCCTTGGTCAGCCCGGAGGTCCGTTCCGCCGTTCGCCAAATCATCGGTCAATTTCAGCCAGAAGAGCTGTATTCTTCCAAAAGAGATGAAGTACAGACTTTAATCCAAAAAGAACTGGAAGAAACCTTACATGAAAATTACATTAAGTTGACTGCCTCTTTGATCCGCGACATCGAGTTACCAGAAAAGGTCAAAACAGCGATTGAAGATAAAATTGAAGCCGAACAGTTGGCCCTTAAATACGAATACATCCTCGCACAGGAGCGCAAAGAAGCAGAAAGAAAAATCATTGAAGCCCAGGCCAAAGCCGATGCCAACCAGATCCTTAATGCCAGCTTAACCGATAAAATCCTTCGGGACAAAGGAATTGAAGCCACCCTGAATTTGGCCAATTCTCCTAATTCCAAGATCATCGTCGTAGGTAATGAAGCCAGTGGCGGACTGCCCTTGATTTTAGGAGGTAATTAA
- a CDS encoding fumarylacetoacetate hydrolase family protein, which produces MKLIRFGEKQQEKPGILFNNQRKDCSGYFSDWNRDFFQNGGLEKLKALIEKDGNQLPDVPEAARWASPVARPGMIMCVGLNYADHAKESGMDIPAEPLVFMKASNTLSGPFDDVAIPKNSSKTDWEVELGVVLGKDALYLEDEAAGEEAIAGYCVINDLSERAFQLERGGQWVKGKSCPGFSPVGPYLLTKDELPDVSNLRMTLSVNGQQKQNGNTNTMIFKPAYTIWYLSQLMLLEAGDILSTGTPPGVGLGFKPPQYLKAGDEVELAIEGLGTQKQRYV; this is translated from the coding sequence ATGAAACTCATCCGCTTCGGTGAAAAACAGCAAGAAAAGCCTGGAATTTTGTTCAACAACCAGCGAAAGGATTGCTCCGGCTATTTTTCGGATTGGAACCGTGATTTTTTCCAAAACGGGGGCCTGGAAAAATTAAAAGCATTGATTGAAAAAGATGGAAATCAACTTCCTGATGTGCCTGAGGCGGCGCGTTGGGCAAGTCCTGTCGCTCGACCAGGGATGATCATGTGTGTTGGCTTAAATTACGCTGATCATGCTAAGGAGTCGGGTATGGACATCCCTGCCGAGCCTTTGGTCTTTATGAAGGCAAGTAATACCCTATCGGGCCCATTTGATGACGTGGCTATACCGAAAAACAGCAGCAAAACGGACTGGGAGGTAGAATTAGGGGTTGTCTTGGGGAAGGATGCCCTTTACCTGGAGGATGAAGCAGCAGGTGAAGAGGCCATTGCAGGCTATTGCGTTATCAATGATTTGTCCGAAAGAGCCTTCCAACTCGAAAGAGGCGGTCAATGGGTAAAGGGAAAATCTTGTCCTGGCTTTAGTCCTGTTGGTCCTTACTTGTTAACCAAAGATGAATTGCCCGATGTGTCCAATCTCCGGATGACGCTATCGGTCAATGGACAACAGAAACAAAATGGGAATACCAATACCATGATTTTCAAACCTGCTTACACCATTTGGTACCTGTCGCAATTGATGTTATTAGAAGCCGGTGATATCCTGTCGACTGGCACTCCTCCAGGCGTAGGATTAGGCTTTAAACCGCCTCAATATCTGAAAGCAGGAGATGAAGTGGAGCTTGCTATTGAAGGATTAGGTACCCAGAAACAGCGATATGTGTAA
- a CDS encoding ROK family protein, with the protein MEIVLGIDIGGTSTKLGLVRADGQLFAQRTVNTGVCQNEQAFFAFLFQEIETFITTYKANATWVGIGIGAPSCNEKAGTLERAANFPFSESVPILKLFEAHFGLPVYLLKDGNAATVGEWRYGAAQGMQNFMLITLGTGIGGGIVANGQLIKGANGWAGEFGHLTVEKGGRKCGCGRLGCLETYASATGLRLTALNMLEKEETDSILRFIPKEVLSSKDVYHAAEAGDQLALAVFEAVGAMLGTALSNLSVIFDPEAIFLAGGLAAAGDILFKPLRHSFESSLLSQLSGKISVLPSALRLNEAAILGAASLVWNNKTLITTS; encoded by the coding sequence ATGGAAATCGTTCTTGGGATTGATATAGGCGGGACATCGACCAAACTCGGGCTCGTTCGGGCAGATGGTCAATTGTTCGCCCAAAGGACGGTTAACACTGGGGTTTGTCAAAATGAGCAGGCTTTTTTTGCCTTTTTATTCCAGGAAATAGAAACTTTTATCACGACTTATAAAGCCAATGCTACTTGGGTGGGCATAGGCATAGGGGCTCCTAGTTGCAATGAAAAAGCGGGAACCCTGGAGCGGGCTGCCAACTTTCCATTTTCAGAAAGTGTTCCAATCTTAAAACTATTTGAAGCCCATTTTGGCCTGCCTGTCTATCTTTTGAAAGATGGAAATGCTGCAACGGTAGGAGAGTGGCGTTATGGTGCCGCTCAGGGTATGCAAAATTTTATGCTAATTACCTTGGGAACGGGTATCGGTGGCGGGATAGTCGCCAATGGCCAGCTTATCAAAGGAGCCAATGGGTGGGCAGGAGAATTTGGTCACCTCACCGTAGAGAAGGGCGGACGGAAATGTGGCTGTGGGCGATTGGGGTGTTTGGAAACCTATGCATCAGCTACAGGTCTTCGATTAACTGCACTAAATATGCTAGAAAAGGAAGAAACGGATAGCATACTGCGGTTTATTCCTAAGGAAGTCTTATCTTCAAAAGACGTTTACCACGCTGCAGAAGCGGGTGACCAATTAGCTTTAGCGGTTTTTGAAGCGGTAGGTGCTATGTTAGGGACGGCACTATCGAATCTGTCCGTTATTTTTGATCCCGAAGCCATTTTCTTGGCAGGGGGGCTTGCTGCGGCCGGTGATATTTTATTCAAGCCATTGAGGCATTCTTTTGAATCTTCCTTGCTTTCTCAGTTATCAGGGAAAATCTCCGTTTTGCCCTCCGCTTTGCGTTTAAATGAAGCAGCCATCCTTGGTGCTGCCTCCCTTGTATGGAATAACAAAACATTAATAACCACATCATGA
- the nagB gene encoding glucosamine-6-phosphate deaminase, with translation MMSVSEFTNEKVLKYQLKSFEKLPVKIWNDSKDAAVHVARSIALAIRQKQQEGEKIVLGLATGSTPIRVYNELVRMHKEEGLSFKNVITFNLDEYYPMLPTAPQSYVHFMNEYLFNHIDILPENINIPDGTVALDEVGHYCEQYEKKINLAGGLDIQLLGIGRTGHIGFNEPGSREDSLTRIVRLDSITRRDAIKDFLKEEDVPTRAITMGIKSIMKAQTVYMLAWGQHKASILKEAVEGEISTSIPATFLQKHPNVKCHIDLAAAEELTRVKTPWLVGECHWTDDLILRAVVWLSKKLKKAILKLTDEDYTENGLTEMIVEHASAYSINIKIFNRLQHTITGWPGGKPNADDTTRPERAKPAKKRVIIFSPHPDDDVISMGGTFLRLVEQGHDVHVAYQTSGNIAVHDHDAQRYVEVLREFGEAKGLFGEEVIAMLQKMEKNLIKKPANQPEKPETRLIKGLIRRGEARAGARFCGLKEDHIHFLDMPFYETGTIRKESVSEADIQVIMNILEEVQPHQVYAAGDLADPHGTHRVCLEAIFEAFKRLKAQKWMEDCWLWLYRGAWHEWGVEEIEMAVPLSPQQLEKKRKAIFMHQSQKDRPPFPGADDREFWQRAEQRNRDTAEVYRALGLAEYEAMEAFVRWKF, from the coding sequence ATGATGAGTGTAAGCGAATTTACAAATGAGAAGGTATTAAAGTATCAACTGAAATCCTTCGAAAAATTGCCCGTAAAAATTTGGAATGATTCCAAAGACGCCGCTGTTCACGTGGCACGATCCATTGCCTTAGCCATTCGCCAAAAACAACAAGAGGGCGAAAAAATAGTGCTTGGCCTGGCGACGGGATCTACGCCTATCAGGGTATACAACGAATTGGTTAGAATGCATAAGGAGGAAGGTTTGAGCTTCAAAAATGTGATCACCTTCAATTTGGATGAGTATTACCCAATGTTGCCGACTGCCCCCCAAAGTTATGTTCACTTTATGAATGAATATCTTTTTAACCATATTGATATTCTACCTGAAAATATAAACATTCCTGATGGTACTGTTGCACTGGATGAAGTAGGTCATTATTGTGAGCAATATGAGAAAAAAATAAATCTTGCAGGTGGTTTGGATATCCAGTTGCTTGGTATAGGACGTACCGGTCATATTGGCTTCAACGAACCAGGTTCTCGGGAAGATTCCCTGACCCGTATTGTCCGCTTAGATAGTATTACCAGAAGAGATGCGATAAAGGACTTTCTGAAAGAGGAGGATGTGCCTACTCGTGCCATAACGATGGGGATCAAGAGCATCATGAAGGCGCAGACGGTCTATATGCTAGCTTGGGGGCAACACAAGGCTTCTATCTTAAAAGAGGCAGTGGAAGGAGAAATTTCTACCAGCATTCCTGCCACTTTCCTACAAAAACACCCCAATGTTAAGTGTCATATAGACTTAGCCGCCGCCGAGGAGCTTACGCGTGTAAAAACACCTTGGTTGGTCGGAGAATGCCATTGGACCGATGACCTTATTCTAAGAGCGGTGGTCTGGTTGTCTAAAAAGCTGAAAAAAGCCATCCTGAAATTGACAGACGAAGATTATACAGAGAATGGGCTGACCGAAATGATTGTGGAGCATGCTTCTGCCTATAGTATCAATATTAAAATTTTCAATCGTTTACAACATACCATTACTGGCTGGCCCGGCGGCAAACCCAATGCCGATGATACAACTCGTCCAGAACGAGCTAAACCGGCCAAAAAGCGCGTAATCATTTTTAGTCCGCACCCCGATGATGATGTCATTTCTATGGGAGGAACCTTCCTGCGCTTGGTCGAGCAGGGCCATGATGTGCATGTAGCTTACCAAACATCAGGCAATATTGCCGTTCATGATCATGATGCGCAGCGCTATGTAGAAGTACTGCGCGAATTTGGAGAGGCAAAAGGACTATTTGGAGAAGAGGTGATTGCCATGTTGCAAAAAATGGAAAAGAACCTCATTAAAAAACCAGCGAATCAACCGGAGAAACCAGAAACCAGACTGATCAAAGGTTTAATCAGGAGAGGGGAGGCGCGTGCAGGCGCTCGGTTTTGTGGCTTGAAAGAGGACCACATCCATTTTCTGGATATGCCTTTTTATGAAACAGGTACCATCCGAAAAGAATCAGTAAGTGAAGCAGATATCCAGGTGATTATGAATATCCTGGAGGAAGTGCAACCGCACCAGGTATACGCTGCGGGCGATCTGGCTGACCCACACGGAACCCACCGCGTTTGCCTGGAGGCTATCTTTGAAGCATTTAAGCGCTTGAAAGCACAAAAATGGATGGAAGACTGCTGGCTTTGGTTGTACCGAGGTGCTTGGCATGAATGGGGCGTAGAAGAAATTGAAATGGCCGTGCCATTGAGTCCGCAGCAGTTGGAGAAAAAGCGCAAAGCTATCTTTATGCACCAATCGCAAAAAGACCGGCCGCCTTTCCCTGGCGCCGATGATCGAGAGTTTTGGCAAAGAGCGGAACAACGAAACAGAGATACGGCTGAAGTCTATCGCGCCCTCGGCCTGGCGGAATATGAAGCGATGGAAGCTTTCGTTCGCTGGAAATTTTAG
- a CDS encoding Gfo/Idh/MocA family oxidoreductase — MKKKLSVLVVGCGHMGTSHARAYHSLDDFEIAGLVSRKPESRQKLSDELGGVPTFADFDEALELTKPAVVSINTYPETHAEYAEKCLNAGAHVFLEKPIALTVEEGERLVNLALSKNLKMVIGYILRVHPAWKKFIEVAQGLGKPLVMRMNLNQQSSGDNWFTHKQLMNSMSPIVDCGVHYVDVMCMMTGAKPIRVSAIGARLTNEVAANMYNYGQLQVTFDDGSVGWYEAGWGPMMSETAFFVKDVIGPKGCISIVDQSGGELSGDSDDVDGHSKTGSLKLHHSELDANGRFVRQDEYIDTSDEPDHDGLCLLEQKYLLKAIHEDLNLESHLRDAVNSLRIVLAADESFKTGKTVEL; from the coding sequence ATGAAAAAGAAGTTAAGTGTACTCGTCGTCGGTTGTGGACATATGGGAACCTCTCATGCGAGGGCATATCACAGCCTGGACGATTTTGAAATTGCAGGATTGGTCAGTCGCAAACCCGAAAGTCGGCAAAAATTATCAGATGAATTGGGCGGAGTACCTACTTTTGCCGATTTTGACGAAGCACTTGAGCTGACCAAACCGGCCGTGGTTTCTATCAACACCTATCCCGAAACGCATGCGGAATATGCCGAAAAATGCCTGAATGCCGGTGCCCATGTTTTCCTGGAAAAACCCATTGCACTGACGGTGGAGGAGGGGGAAAGATTGGTGAACCTGGCCTTATCCAAAAACTTGAAAATGGTGATTGGGTATATCCTTCGTGTGCATCCGGCCTGGAAAAAATTCATAGAAGTGGCTCAAGGCTTAGGTAAGCCATTGGTCATGCGAATGAATTTGAACCAGCAAAGCAGCGGGGATAACTGGTTTACCCATAAGCAACTAATGAACTCCATGTCACCTATTGTTGATTGTGGCGTACATTATGTAGATGTGATGTGTATGATGACGGGGGCCAAGCCGATACGGGTGAGCGCCATCGGGGCTAGACTGACAAACGAGGTGGCTGCAAATATGTACAACTATGGTCAATTGCAAGTCACTTTCGACGATGGGTCCGTTGGCTGGTACGAAGCTGGATGGGGCCCTATGATGAGTGAAACAGCCTTTTTTGTAAAAGACGTGATTGGGCCCAAAGGTTGCATTAGTATCGTGGATCAAAGTGGTGGAGAATTGTCCGGAGATTCGGATGATGTGGATGGTCACAGCAAGACGGGCTCTTTGAAACTCCACCATAGCGAACTGGACGCTAATGGTCGCTTTGTTAGACAAGATGAATACATCGATACCTCCGATGAACCCGACCACGATGGCTTATGTTTGTTGGAGCAAAAATACTTGCTTAAAGCCATTCATGAGGATTTAAACCTAGAATCTCACTTAAGAGATGCCGTAAATAGCTTAAGAATTGTATTAGCAGCAGATGAATCTTTTAAAACAGGAAAGACCGTTGAATTATAG
- a CDS encoding geranylgeranyl reductase family protein produces MLESDIFVLGAGPGGVAAALKLSYLGIPCSIADKAKFPRDKVCGDAISGKVTTLMNRLDPAILARFHASPLHADVWGIRFLSPNESLLDIPFKQSESSETNHAPGYVCRRMDFDHFLVEELKRRSNVTFYEETHVTQFERVTDGWLLSDDKGDFQLHTKLLIVADGAYSPFARKIAGLEKDHAHYAAAVRAYYSNVGGLSKEGYIELHFIKSIIPGYFWIFPLPDGGANVGVGMRSDILAKKKLNLKACLEEIVQQHPKISPRFKEATLEGKAIGYGLPLGSKKRIISGDHYMLVGDAGHLVDPMTGEGIGNAFYSGFIAAEQAQECLKQNDFSAEILKAYDARIARVLGSEMKLSYQLQKFISFPWVANVMGYIISRNQKTIMVLSHMYTDFKLREQLAKPLFWVKMYLGLNKK; encoded by the coding sequence ATGTTAGAATCGGATATTTTTGTGTTGGGTGCTGGCCCCGGGGGTGTAGCTGCTGCTCTCAAACTTAGTTATTTGGGTATTCCATGCAGCATTGCTGATAAGGCGAAATTCCCTAGAGATAAGGTTTGCGGAGATGCCATTAGCGGCAAAGTAACCACCTTAATGAATCGCTTGGATCCAGCTATTTTAGCAAGGTTTCATGCCAGCCCTTTGCATGCAGATGTCTGGGGGATTCGGTTTTTGTCTCCGAATGAAAGCTTGCTAGATATTCCTTTCAAACAAAGTGAAAGCAGTGAAACGAACCACGCGCCTGGTTATGTTTGTAGGAGAATGGATTTTGATCATTTTTTGGTGGAGGAGTTGAAGCGACGATCCAATGTAACCTTTTATGAAGAAACCCATGTTACTCAATTTGAACGGGTTACAGATGGCTGGTTGTTGTCAGATGATAAAGGCGATTTTCAACTCCATACTAAATTATTGATTGTTGCGGATGGGGCTTATTCTCCCTTTGCACGTAAGATTGCGGGTTTGGAAAAAGACCATGCTCATTATGCAGCAGCCGTTCGGGCCTATTACTCTAATGTTGGTGGTTTGAGCAAGGAAGGTTACATTGAATTGCATTTCATTAAATCAATAATACCCGGTTATTTTTGGATCTTTCCATTGCCTGATGGCGGAGCCAATGTCGGTGTTGGCATGAGGAGCGATATCCTGGCAAAGAAAAAGCTAAACCTCAAGGCTTGTCTGGAGGAAATCGTACAACAGCACCCCAAAATCAGCCCCAGGTTTAAGGAGGCGACCTTGGAGGGAAAGGCCATAGGCTATGGATTGCCCCTGGGGTCTAAAAAACGGATCATTTCAGGCGATCATTATATGCTGGTAGGCGATGCTGGTCATTTGGTAGACCCGATGACCGGAGAAGGCATCGGTAATGCATTTTATAGTGGATTTATAGCTGCGGAACAAGCACAAGAATGCCTAAAACAAAATGATTTTTCAGCGGAAATATTGAAAGCTTATGATGCCAGAATTGCCAGGGTGTTGGGATCGGAAATGAAATTGAGTTATCAACTGCAAAAATTCATTTCCTTTCCCTGGGTTGCCAATGTGATGGGGTATATCATCAGTAGAAACCAGAAAACGATCATGGTTCTTTCACACATGTATACTGACTTCAAGCTGCGGGAGCAATTGGCTAAACCTTTGTTTTGGGTAAAAATGTACCTCGGATTGAATAAAAAATAG
- a CDS encoding sigma-70 family RNA polymerase sigma factor, which produces MTAYLTEEDHQLVQACLQKERQAQRQLYNKYIKAMYHLVIRMIPDTAATEDIVQESFIKVFQYLDHFKGESSLGAWIKRITINTTLSHLRKKEKLVFTDEFVGTALEDVSTPEQKMVFDIQKIHDAIKQLPAGSRMVLSLHLLEGYQHQEIAQILNISVSTSKTQYRRARLLLQQALKNQLF; this is translated from the coding sequence GTGACAGCATATCTGACCGAGGAAGATCACCAACTAGTTCAGGCTTGTTTGCAAAAAGAAAGACAAGCACAACGCCAATTGTATAATAAATACATCAAAGCAATGTACCATTTGGTCATCCGAATGATACCAGATACGGCTGCCACAGAAGATATTGTTCAGGAAAGCTTTATAAAAGTTTTTCAATACCTAGACCACTTCAAAGGGGAATCCAGCTTAGGGGCATGGATCAAACGGATTACGATCAATACGACCCTTAGCCACCTTCGCAAAAAGGAAAAACTGGTATTCACGGATGAATTTGTGGGAACAGCACTGGAGGATGTCTCTACACCGGAGCAAAAGATGGTTTTCGATATTCAAAAAATACACGACGCCATCAAACAATTACCAGCAGGAAGCAGAATGGTCCTTAGTTTACATCTTTTGGAAGGGTACCAACACCAAGAAATTGCACAAATCTTGAATATTTCAGTCTCTACTTCCAAAACCCAATACAGAAGGGCCCGCTTACTTTTACAGCAAGCACTTAAAAATCAACTTTTCTGA
- a CDS encoding bifunctional methionine sulfoxide reductase B/A protein: MDKRNPLSTEEARVILNKGTERAFTGEYWDHKIDGVYICRQCEAPLYDAKAKFDSGCGWPSFDDELPGAVKRHIDADGRRTEIVCANCDGHLGHVFIGERMTEKNTRHCVNSLSMKFINRAKWEELKPAEKVVEKAVFAAGCFWSKEYTFSRITGVVATRVGFTGGHTTSPTYQEVCNKTTGHAEAVEVTYDPSILSFEELARLFFEMHDPTIDRREKGGQYRSAIFYQDESQKKIAEQLIQTLQAKGYDVVTQLEAAAIFWSADARHQKYCDSHGLTPTSHREARF; the protein is encoded by the coding sequence TTGGACAAGCGAAATCCTCTTTCCACAGAAGAAGCGCGCGTTATTTTAAATAAAGGCACTGAGCGGGCTTTTACAGGCGAATATTGGGATCACAAAATTGATGGCGTATACATTTGCCGACAGTGTGAGGCGCCATTGTATGACGCCAAAGCTAAATTTGATTCCGGTTGCGGGTGGCCAAGCTTTGATGACGAACTTCCAGGCGCTGTCAAGCGCCACATCGATGCAGATGGTCGACGCACTGAAATTGTTTGTGCCAATTGTGATGGCCACTTGGGGCATGTTTTTATTGGGGAGCGAATGACCGAAAAAAATACGCGCCATTGTGTGAACTCCCTTTCCATGAAATTTATCAACCGGGCGAAATGGGAAGAGCTCAAACCTGCAGAAAAGGTAGTAGAAAAGGCGGTATTTGCAGCAGGTTGTTTTTGGAGCAAAGAGTATACCTTTAGTCGCATAACAGGTGTTGTCGCTACCCGTGTAGGCTTTACAGGAGGCCATACTACCTCACCCACTTACCAGGAGGTTTGCAACAAAACCACGGGACATGCCGAAGCAGTGGAGGTGACTTACGACCCGAGTATCCTATCATTTGAGGAACTGGCCCGCCTGTTTTTCGAAATGCATGATCCCACCATTGACCGACGGGAGAAGGGGGGACAATACCGATCCGCTATTTTTTACCAAGACGAATCACAAAAGAAAATAGCCGAGCAATTAATCCAAACACTGCAGGCCAAGGGGTATGACGTGGTTACCCAACTAGAAGCGGCTGCTATCTTTTGGAGTGCCGATGCTCGCCACCAAAAGTACTGCGATAGCCACGGTTTAACACCTACATCGCATCGGGAAGCGCGATTTTAA
- a CDS encoding DUF6089 family protein, translated as MKKKLLLFSFLLGIQHSFAQSADFGLFFGTSFYDGDISPSAYKDYFKTFHPAIGFSVRLLPEQKYSVRFGLNSGMVSGSDTLRVSTRERRITFRSSILEFYGVLEWNFAYWKPGEGFFAVTPYFLGGFNIFHFNPQAPFEGQWINLQPLGTEGQGLPGFEKPYSRTQVGIPMGGGLRLQLSKHMTISFELSARKLFTDYLDDVSGTQFLYNDIKRGNGTLAAKLSLPGLDESTTDVLSVKVRGNPAKDWYYMAGVTLAYRFSSSFYYYQGKPVIGCPRF; from the coding sequence ATGAAAAAAAAATTACTCCTATTCTCCTTTTTGCTGGGGATTCAACACTCCTTTGCACAATCAGCTGACTTTGGCCTTTTTTTTGGCACCTCTTTTTATGATGGAGATATTTCGCCTTCTGCGTACAAAGATTATTTCAAAACTTTTCATCCGGCTATAGGCTTTTCCGTCCGGTTGTTGCCTGAACAAAAATATTCTGTCCGATTTGGTTTGAATAGTGGGATGGTTTCAGGCAGTGATACCCTGCGGGTCTCTACCCGTGAACGTCGGATTACCTTTCGAAGTAGCATCCTCGAATTTTATGGTGTCCTCGAATGGAACTTCGCCTATTGGAAACCTGGGGAGGGATTTTTTGCTGTTACACCTTATTTCTTGGGTGGATTCAATATCTTCCATTTTAATCCACAGGCCCCTTTCGAAGGGCAGTGGATCAACCTACAACCTTTGGGCACCGAGGGACAAGGACTGCCAGGTTTTGAGAAACCTTATTCACGCACGCAGGTGGGTATTCCAATGGGGGGTGGCCTTCGCCTTCAATTGAGTAAACACATGACCATCAGCTTTGAACTAAGTGCCCGCAAGCTTTTTACCGATTACCTGGATGATGTGAGTGGTACCCAGTTTCTATACAATGATATTAAAAGAGGAAATGGAACACTTGCCGCTAAACTAAGTCTTCCTGGTTTGGATGAAAGTACGACTGATGTACTGAGTGTAAAAGTCAGAGGCAACCCTGCCAAAGACTGGTATTATATGGCTGGGGTTACCCTCGCTTATCGATTTAGTTCTTCCTTTTATTATTACCAGGGAAAACCCGTTATTGGATGTCCCAGGTTCTAA
- the cysC gene encoding adenylyl-sulfate kinase, with protein MADNNIHPIFDRLLSREEREQRLGQRGKVLWLTGLSGSGKSTIAQHLERRLFAAGFFPQVLDGDNIRTGINKNLGFSVEDRTENIRRIAEVARLYAHSGLIVLASFISPTRDIRLLARDIIGTEDFLEIYVNAPIEACERRDVKGLYEKARRGEIKGFTGIDSPYEAPEAPFMEIRTDQLDLETSVTQLFDALQTIIKL; from the coding sequence TTGGCAGATAATAATATACATCCCATATTCGATCGCTTGTTAAGCCGGGAGGAACGCGAGCAAAGGCTAGGACAAAGAGGTAAAGTGCTTTGGTTGACGGGCTTATCAGGTTCCGGGAAAAGTACCATTGCCCAACATTTGGAACGGCGATTATTTGCTGCCGGTTTTTTCCCTCAAGTGTTGGATGGCGATAATATCCGAACAGGCATAAATAAAAACCTGGGCTTTAGTGTAGAAGATCGGACAGAAAATATTCGAAGGATTGCGGAAGTTGCCCGGCTATATGCCCATAGCGGGCTTATTGTTCTGGCTTCTTTTATCAGCCCTACCCGTGACATTCGGCTCCTAGCCAGGGATATTATCGGAACCGAGGATTTTCTGGAAATTTATGTCAATGCACCAATAGAAGCCTGTGAGCGTAGGGATGTCAAAGGATTATATGAAAAAGCCCGTCGTGGAGAAATCAAGGGCTTTACGGGGATTGATTCACCCTATGAGGCTCCCGAAGCTCCTTTTATGGAAATTCGGACAGACCAATTGGATTTGGAGACATCGGTGACCCAGCTTTTTGATGCGCTCCAAACGATCATTAAATTATAA